The following are from one region of the Chthonomonadales bacterium genome:
- a CDS encoding MBL fold metallo-hydrolase, which produces MRVSFHGVRGSIPTPGPQTARYGGNTCCVCVQGRAGSVLLLDAGTGIRRMTGPCGLGGRRVDLLLTHLHADHIQGLGFFDPLYEPGAEVHLWGPGGPSIDLRGQLARYLSPPLFPLHLRELPCRLAIHDVARGEFEIAEFRVTAQPVLHPGPTVGYRVEDGESSVAYLPDHEPALGMRALELPVEWISGAAVALGADLLIHDSYYTPDEYATRVGWGHSSLDDALRFAGRMACRRMAAFHYNPNHDDGMLERMLDESQSRVGGAVEPLLSVEGETLELGAGVDGRGPDRAAAERVGAASFGSGPEAQ; this is translated from the coding sequence GTGCGCGTAAGCTTCCACGGCGTCCGTGGCTCGATCCCGACGCCCGGGCCGCAGACGGCCCGCTATGGCGGCAACACCTGCTGCGTATGCGTGCAGGGACGGGCCGGCAGCGTGCTGCTCCTGGACGCCGGCACCGGGATCCGGCGGATGACCGGCCCGTGTGGGCTTGGCGGCCGGCGCGTCGACCTGCTCCTGACCCATCTGCACGCCGACCACATCCAGGGGCTCGGCTTCTTCGATCCGCTCTACGAGCCCGGCGCGGAAGTGCACCTGTGGGGGCCAGGCGGCCCGAGCATCGACCTGCGGGGGCAGCTCGCGCGCTATCTGTCGCCTCCGCTGTTCCCCCTGCATCTGCGCGAGCTGCCTTGCCGGCTGGCAATCCACGACGTGGCCCGCGGAGAGTTCGAGATCGCCGAGTTCCGCGTGACGGCGCAGCCCGTGCTGCATCCGGGCCCGACGGTGGGCTACCGCGTGGAGGACGGCGAGTCGTCGGTGGCTTACCTGCCGGACCATGAGCCGGCACTCGGGATGCGCGCGCTGGAGCTGCCCGTCGAGTGGATCTCGGGAGCGGCCGTCGCGTTGGGCGCCGACCTGCTGATCCACGACTCGTACTACACGCCGGACGAGTACGCCACGCGTGTGGGATGGGGGCACAGCAGCCTGGACGATGCTCTGCGATTTGCCGGGCGGATGGCTTGCCGCCGCATGGCCGCGTTCCACTACAACCCGAACCACGATGACGGCATGCTGGAGCGTATGCTGGACGAGAGCCAGTCGCGAGTGGGCGGCGCCGTCGAGCCACTGCTGTCCGTGGAGGGTGAGACCCTGGAGTTAGGAGCGGGTGTGGACGGGCGGGGACCGGACAGGGCGGCAGCGGAGCGCGTCGGCGCGGCCTCTTTCGGGTCTGGACCGGAGGCTCAGTAG
- a CDS encoding L,D-transpeptidase family protein, which yields MILPIIMLVVLAASASADAAPTHAKIQPIVGEYKRVTVQDGDTLFSIARAHDVGVPNLARLNMLPGNSVQPGDTLLLPVRHILPRHPGNAIVLNVPERRLYLFRDGKLVQRHAVAVGRPGWETVRGVFKIRNRVTNPTWSPPESMVEREGIRDEPVPPGPENPLGDRWIGWSASGFGFHSTNAPRSVGRAVSHGCVRLYPDQADRLFKATYVGMAIYSVYEPIKLGRWHGMYYLSASPDIYGTGQESLDHARAMLRSVGLLPLVDPATLKRVVRLKRSYPERIAGSPERILVNGATVDTSIAPALVSGHWVVPVRAVAQALGGTVHAERGGATRVVAPTGTLTLAAGRSLAFLGDRELEMPVPATLVEGRLLAALRPLIERFGASYERRKNAAILLRTGQSARAQSTPWAAH from the coding sequence TTGATCCTGCCCATCATCATGTTGGTCGTCCTCGCGGCCTCCGCATCGGCCGACGCGGCCCCCACACACGCGAAGATTCAGCCGATCGTCGGCGAGTACAAGCGGGTAACGGTCCAGGATGGAGACACGCTCTTCTCGATCGCCCGGGCGCACGACGTCGGCGTGCCGAACCTCGCGCGCCTGAACATGCTGCCCGGCAACAGCGTGCAACCCGGCGACACGCTGCTGCTGCCGGTCCGCCACATCCTCCCACGCCACCCCGGGAACGCCATCGTGCTTAACGTGCCCGAGCGGCGGCTCTATCTCTTCCGCGACGGCAAGCTCGTCCAGCGCCACGCGGTCGCCGTCGGTCGGCCCGGCTGGGAGACCGTGCGCGGTGTGTTCAAGATCCGCAACCGTGTGACGAATCCGACCTGGAGCCCACCCGAGTCGATGGTGGAGCGCGAGGGCATCCGCGACGAGCCCGTGCCGCCGGGGCCAGAGAACCCGCTCGGCGACCGCTGGATCGGTTGGAGCGCGAGCGGCTTCGGCTTCCACAGCACCAACGCCCCGCGCAGCGTGGGCCGCGCCGTCTCGCACGGCTGCGTGCGCCTCTACCCGGACCAGGCAGACAGGCTCTTCAAGGCCACCTACGTCGGTATGGCGATCTACTCGGTCTATGAGCCAATCAAGCTCGGCCGCTGGCACGGGATGTACTACCTGAGCGCCTCGCCAGACATCTACGGCACGGGCCAGGAGAGCCTTGACCACGCCCGCGCGATGCTGAGAAGCGTTGGCCTCCTCCCGCTCGTGGACCCGGCGACGCTCAAGCGCGTCGTGCGGCTCAAGCGCTCCTACCCCGAGCGCATCGCGGGTAGTCCCGAGCGCATCCTGGTCAACGGCGCCACGGTGGACACCTCGATCGCGCCGGCGCTCGTGTCCGGGCACTGGGTCGTACCCGTCCGGGCCGTCGCGCAGGCACTGGGCGGCACCGTCCACGCCGAGCGTGGCGGCGCGACACGGGTGGTGGCGCCGACAGGAACCCTCACGTTGGCGGCGGGCCGCTCCCTGGCGTTCTTAGGGGACCGCGAGTTGGAGATGCCGGTGCCGGCGACCCTGGTGGAGGGCCGGCTTCTCGCCGCGCTCCGCCCCCTGATCGAGCGGTTCGGCGCGAGCTACGAACGACGCAAGAACGCGGCCATCCTGCTTCGGACGGGTCAGAGTGCGCGGGCGCAGTCCACCCCATGGGCCGCGCACTAG
- a CDS encoding DUF362 domain-containing protein, whose amino-acid sequence MVGEREAVVAIAATEEKHRSMERVVALVTRALEPIGGVSAHVLPGSTVLIKPNQTVYYSAEDGCTTDPIVVGALARLARQAGARKVIVGESSGGFLSSLECMRVTGVAAIAEREGADVVDLGSSETPNRTVHIPDGRVIQDVPLPAPLLDADTVIDVPKAKNHHIEPISGALKNWVGVVNQGWREHNHGDSEMIGRFMDIMLARPPDLCVVDALIAGEGDGPIANLPRWCGVIMASTDPVATDVSIARLLGRDWRKLGFAKAAEERGLGLREPIRYVGVPLEHVALQAWPGHEGFRYLPINFLVGDGVTLEGTVGHVKSVLDSMLRRGELNEVIWLKGTPTIMIGDVEDPHFEEHLKEGPYIVFDDSARPEYRTDPRVTFVSGHPVLRTAMPRLFEGLGVSMPGKAIMEWQQFRGAGMHNLSYGTLARKVITVARPVATVGAAVLAAVAVGGLMRRSAHTGNGHHHDGH is encoded by the coding sequence ATGGTCGGAGAGCGTGAGGCGGTGGTGGCCATCGCCGCCACGGAGGAGAAGCATCGCAGCATGGAGAGGGTCGTAGCGCTCGTGACGCGGGCACTCGAGCCGATCGGAGGTGTTAGCGCTCACGTGCTCCCCGGCTCCACGGTGCTCATCAAGCCGAACCAGACGGTGTACTACTCCGCCGAGGACGGCTGCACGACCGACCCGATCGTCGTCGGCGCGCTGGCGCGCCTCGCCAGGCAGGCGGGCGCGCGCAAGGTGATCGTCGGTGAGTCCAGCGGAGGGTTCCTCTCGTCACTCGAGTGCATGCGTGTCACCGGCGTGGCCGCGATCGCCGAGCGCGAGGGTGCCGACGTCGTGGATCTGGGATCGAGCGAGACGCCCAACCGCACCGTGCACATCCCGGACGGCCGCGTGATCCAGGACGTGCCGCTGCCGGCCCCTCTGCTCGACGCCGACACCGTTATCGACGTGCCCAAAGCCAAGAACCACCACATCGAGCCGATCAGCGGCGCCCTGAAGAACTGGGTGGGCGTCGTCAACCAGGGCTGGCGCGAGCACAACCACGGCGACTCCGAGATGATCGGCCGCTTCATGGACATCATGCTGGCCCGGCCTCCGGACCTGTGCGTCGTGGACGCGCTCATCGCGGGCGAGGGCGACGGCCCGATCGCTAACCTGCCGCGCTGGTGCGGGGTGATCATGGCGTCGACCGACCCGGTCGCCACGGACGTCTCGATCGCGCGGCTGCTCGGGCGCGACTGGCGCAAGCTCGGCTTCGCGAAGGCCGCCGAGGAACGCGGGCTGGGCCTTCGGGAGCCGATCCGCTACGTCGGGGTGCCGCTCGAGCACGTCGCGTTGCAGGCCTGGCCAGGGCATGAGGGCTTCCGCTACCTGCCCATCAACTTCCTCGTGGGCGACGGCGTGACGCTGGAGGGCACCGTCGGGCACGTCAAGAGCGTGCTCGATAGCATGCTCCGCCGCGGCGAACTCAACGAGGTTATCTGGCTCAAGGGCACGCCCACCATCATGATCGGCGACGTGGAGGACCCGCACTTCGAGGAGCACCTTAAGGAGGGGCCCTACATCGTCTTCGACGACTCCGCGCGCCCCGAGTACAGGACCGACCCGCGCGTGACGTTCGTCTCCGGCCACCCGGTGCTGCGCACTGCGATGCCCAGGCTGTTCGAGGGCCTCGGCGTCTCGATGCCGGGCAAGGCGATCATGGAGTGGCAGCAGTTCCGTGGGGCTGGGATGCACAACCTGAGCTACGGCACACTGGCGCGCAAGGTGATCACGGTCGCGCGGCCGGTGGCGACCGTGGGCGCCGCGGTGCTGGCCGCGGTCGCCGTTGGCGGGCTGATGCGCCGCTCCGCCCATACCGGCAACGGGCACCACCACGACGGACACTGA
- a CDS encoding zinc ribbon domain-containing protein — MRKDTAGACQHCGALVYAETRRCPQCGRFPVKLRLCAHCRHIAPADAARCPRCGRPFQPDGDYL; from the coding sequence ATGCGCAAGGACACGGCGGGCGCCTGCCAGCACTGCGGCGCGCTCGTCTACGCCGAGACGCGGCGCTGCCCGCAGTGCGGGCGCTTCCCGGTGAAACTGCGCCTATGCGCACATTGCCGCCACATCGCCCCCGCCGATGCCGCTCGCTGCCCGCGCTGTGGCCGGCCGTTCCAGCCCGACGGGGACTACCTGTAG
- a CDS encoding DUF1015 domain-containing protein has translation MADISAFRGIHFPSERAGGLALVVAPPYDVISPDEQVRLYAADPHNVVRVILNRSEPGDGAEAPYARAAAHLRAWLGAGILRQDEAPALYIYRQGFVDRADGRTRARTGFFCALRLEPYAAGIVLPHEETRPKAREDRLRLMRETLANVEPIMALFEDADGGVRAAMEAVVAREPLLRVDSAGGTHTVWRMADEAAIGRTVRALADRRVWIADGHHRYETALTFRGEAASLGGGPAAESVLTVLVPFEDPGLLVLPTHRMLRGLSAERLALLRGEAARWFMVERAEDAEVDPSRRPDAAGVIRIGLADSAAGWTLTLRDPTALDDLLPGRPAAWRRLDVVALQTLLLERALGISAEGIATTGDIAFTRDGEEAVRRVRAGEFQVAFLLDLPTARQVRDVAAAGAKMPAKSTYFYPKLLSGLLMRDLRDGPGGAREG, from the coding sequence ATGGCCGACATCAGCGCGTTCCGGGGCATTCACTTCCCTTCGGAGCGCGCGGGGGGCCTTGCGCTGGTCGTCGCACCGCCCTACGACGTGATCTCGCCCGACGAGCAGGTGCGCCTCTACGCGGCCGACCCGCACAACGTCGTCCGCGTCATTCTTAACCGCTCCGAACCGGGCGATGGCGCCGAGGCGCCGTACGCTCGAGCTGCGGCGCACCTGCGCGCGTGGCTTGGCGCGGGCATCCTTCGTCAGGACGAAGCGCCCGCGCTCTACATCTACCGGCAGGGGTTCGTCGATCGCGCGGACGGCCGGACGCGCGCCCGCACCGGCTTCTTCTGCGCCCTTCGGCTGGAGCCGTATGCCGCCGGCATCGTCCTGCCGCACGAGGAGACGCGCCCGAAGGCCAGGGAGGACCGCCTGCGCCTGATGCGCGAGACGCTGGCCAACGTCGAGCCGATCATGGCGCTCTTCGAGGACGCTGACGGCGGGGTGCGCGCCGCGATGGAGGCCGTCGTGGCGCGGGAGCCGCTCCTGCGCGTCGACTCCGCGGGCGGCACGCACACGGTGTGGCGGATGGCAGACGAGGCGGCCATCGGCCGCACCGTTCGTGCGCTCGCGGATCGCCGGGTATGGATCGCGGACGGACACCACCGCTACGAGACGGCGCTCACCTTTCGGGGCGAGGCCGCCTCCCTCGGCGGCGGCCCGGCAGCCGAGAGCGTGCTCACCGTCCTCGTGCCCTTCGAGGATCCGGGGCTGCTGGTGCTGCCGACCCACCGGATGCTGCGCGGCCTGAGCGCCGAGCGCCTGGCGCTGCTTCGCGGCGAGGCGGCGCGATGGTTCATGGTGGAGCGCGCGGAGGACGCCGAGGTTGACCCGTCGCGCCGGCCTGACGCCGCCGGAGTCATTCGGATCGGCCTGGCGGACTCCGCTGCCGGCTGGACGCTGACCCTGCGCGACCCGACGGCTCTGGACGACCTGCTGCCCGGCAGGCCGGCGGCGTGGCGACGCCTGGACGTGGTGGCGCTGCAGACGCTGCTGCTTGAGCGGGCGCTCGGCATCTCGGCGGAGGGGATCGCCACCACGGGCGACATTGCCTTCACGCGCGACGGCGAGGAGGCCGTGCGGCGGGTGCGCGCGGGCGAGTTTCAGGTGGCCTTCCTTCTGGACCTGCCCACGGCCCGGCAGGTGCGCGACGTGGCCGCGGCCGGTGCGAAGATGCCGGCGAAGTCGACGTACTTCTACCCCAAGCTCCTCAGCGGCCTTCTGATGCGCGATCTTCGCGACGGTCCAGGGGGCGCTCGCGAGGGCTGA